A stretch of Triticum aestivum cultivar Chinese Spring chromosome 1D, IWGSC CS RefSeq v2.1, whole genome shotgun sequence DNA encodes these proteins:
- the LOC123183349 gene encoding uncharacterized protein, which translates to MPSADIAVVSILSTMKLLFKMDGVTHVASVELWVLMTTLLLVVRFLLDCFGPWHTDRAMSTTIQVIEMLNYSMVHYTMGLMQLSAKRVNDYFQVWAVLLVTLQHSVKTGRLYQRSKQIPLLDLMSSFWAANLLRMQTFFLLRIPLWMIWALNATRIIAYFASSDGAQTINQENTRLVSDYMRYEHTLGPSPSCDATASDNGISTQSYRYLVYGEDKVLHDSQRGRRTASAQYRIRLDTDNKKLVTLDKIWNVDAGSSGLLGGSNDAGNRLKDVCLSFAMYKLLRRRFYNLPIHEASLKKTRQLVFGYILQEKRDNYERAFRIMEVELSFLQDLFYSKHSAMFADGFPYRRMLMSLSLVAATGYLVYPVRHIPERMDQADKNIITHGVIVTRIIVGLIIAKELSEVYLYVFSQWNKVLMICMYVKHRCWRNLIVEAVMRTMFWFIRGKWDQRIFQYNLLISDSHRWNKFHRIFRLAKFPRRMKLEPEVKTAIFESFKGLQHPERKLETYLLNAFGSNEALMQQLRRANGPESKESLMQQLTGANDTHSILVWHIATCLCEIHTSDEAKKPKVRWLQNRLLAKKSTTPEDVWPHYLTAVSLSNYCAYLLTIALVPDNGIVVRKVLHAVRCEIYHATGRSASHSQSMQNVYRKLIEIATKPSKESKQEVPSGMGNVVEQVAPESSVIQGEALRVQMANDEENPDTTGGDARQFNCIIVWQSCSASLHHARVFFSIWLRCFRRGNISFQCNRTVI; encoded by the coding sequence ATGCCGTCCGCAGACATAGCTGTAGTTTCAATCCTGTCTACCATGAAACTGCTGTTTAAGATGGACGGTGTCACTCATGTAGCCAGCGTGGAGCTGTGGGTGTTGATGACAACGCTGCTGCTTGTGGTGAGGTTCCTGCTGGACTGCTTCGGGCCGTGGCACACGGACAGGGCCATGTCGACCACCATCCAAGTCATCGAGATGCTCAACTACTCCATGGTGCACTACACCATGGGCCTGATGCAGCTCTCGGCCAAGAGGGTGAACGACTACTTTCAGGTATGGGCGGTGCTGCTGGTAACCCTGCAGCACAGCGTCAAGACTGGGCGCCTGTACCAGAGGTCCAAGCAGATCCCATTGCTCGACCTCATGTCCTCTTTCTGGGCAGCCAATCTCCTCCGAATGCAGACATTCTTCCTCCTCAGGATTCCCCTATGGATGATCTGGGCCCTCAACGCGACCCGCATCATCGCATACTTTGCCTCATCCGACGGGGCTCAGACCATCAACCAAGAGAACACGAGGCTCGTTAGCGACTATATGCGATACGAGCACACACTCggtccctctccctcttgtgatGCAACCGCCTCCGACAATGGGATCAGTACGCAGTCGTACAGGTACTTGGTCTATGGGGAAGACAAGGTGCTGCATGACTCCCAACGGGGGAGGAGAACTGCATCAGCGCAGTACAGGATTCGGTTGGATACAGATAATAAGAAGCTTGTCACCTTAGACAAGATATGGAATGTTGATGCTGGCAGCAGTGGGTTGCTGGGCGGTAGCAATGACGCTGGCAACCGATTGAAGGATGTCTGCCTCTCATTTGCAATGTACAAGCTGCTGCGCCGTCGGTTCTATAATCTCCCGATACACGAGGCTAGCCTAAAGAAGACAAGGCAGCTCGTCTTCGGCTACATCCTGCAAGAGAAGAGAGACAATTATGAGAGGGCGTTCCGCATCATGGAGGTGGAATTGTCCTTCCTCCAAGACTTGTTCTATAGCAAGCATTCCGCTATGTTTGCTGACGGATTTCCATACAGGAGAATGCTCATGTCTTTGTCTCTTGTTGCTGCTACCGGCTACCTTGTATATCCTGTCCGTCATATACCAGAGAGGATGGATCAAGCAGACAAAAATATCATCACTCACGGGGTGATTGTCACTCGCATCATAGTTGGTCTTATCATTGCCAAGGAGCTGTCAGAGGTCTATCTATATGTATTCTCTCAATGGAACAAGGTTTTGATGATCTGTATGTACGTCAAGCATCGGTGCTGGCGGAATCTGATAGTGGAGGCAGTAATGCGAACAATGTTCTGGTTCATCAGGGGCAAGTGGGATCAAAGGATCTTCCAGTATAACCTTCTGATTTCGGATTCGCATCGTTGGAACAAATTTCACAGAATATTCAGGTTGGCCAAATTTCCCAGAAGAATGAAGCTGGAGCCAGAGGTAAAGACAGCGATATTTGAGTCGTTCAAGGGCCTGCAGCATCCAGAAAGAAAGTTGGAAACCTACTTATTAAATGCCTTCGGATCAAACGAGGCCCTTATGCAGCAGCTAAGAAGGGCAAATGGGCCGGAGTCAAAGGAATCCCTTATGCAGCAGCTAACAGGGGCAAATGATACCCACAGCATACTGGTCTGGCACATCGCAACATGCTTGTGCGAGATACATACCTCCGATGAAGCGAAAAAACCGAAGGTTAGATGGCTTCAAAACAGGCTCTTGGCCAAGAAATCAACAACTCCAGAAGATGTGTGGCCACATTACTTAACTGCTGTCAGCTTATCGAATTATTGTGCATACCTGCTTACCATAGCATTGGTGCCAGACAACGGCATTGTTGTTAGAAAGGTCTTGCATGCGGTGCGTTGTGAAATCTATCATGCTACTGGTCGCTCTGCATCCCATTCCCAGTCGATGCAAAATGTTTACAGAAAACTTATCGAGATTGCCACGAAGCCCTCTAAAGAGTCCAAGCAGGAAGTGCCCAGTGGAATGGGTAATGTAGTAGAACAAGTAGCCCCTGAAAGTTCAGTAATCCAGGGAGAAGCGCTCAGGGTCCAGATGGCTAATGATGAAGAAAATCCTGACACAACAGGAGGTGATGCCCGACAATTCAATTGTATTATAGTTTGGCAAAGCTGTAGTGCATCCTTGCATCATGCACGTGTTTTCTTCTCAATTTGGCTGCGGTGTTTTCGCAGGGGAAACATTAGCTTCCAGTGTAATCGCACGGTCATTTAA